The genomic stretch GTGATCTTTTGGATGTTGTTAATAAGATTCTTGGAATCATAGTTTATAAGAGCGTATTTATCGCCTCTGAATAAGTAAACTTCCTTGCCAACACTCGACCTAAATGCAGTATCTATGCCGCTTTCAAACACTGTATTCTTGAAAAAGGGAAACATGTCAGTTATTTTCATGGGACCTGAGAGTATTTTGTCATCGGTAGTTCTTGGAGCGTAATCCATGTAGGcacaaaggtttgtagagaagaTAAAAGCCTTATTATCATCTGTATCAAAGGCAGAATCTATTCCATATTCTCCAAAAGCAGTCCCAATAAGAGAAGGAAACCCATCACAAATAAGAAGGGGGCCATTCAATATTTTGTCGCCTGTTGAGTGGGGAGCATAATTCAAAAGCACATACTCATTTTTTATGAATATGTAAGCTTCGTTTGTGTATGATGAACGAAATGCAGCATCTATATAGCTAAGTGCATTTGTTACATCAGTGCCATACCACTTAAGGGCAGCCTCAGAGTCAGTATTTGAGACTTGCCTCTTTTGTCTTTCACCTGGTGGTGGAAGGGGTGGATAGGTTTCATGTCTGAGTACCCTTCGGACACGATCTTGATCATAGTAGTAATACACAGGCATCTGAATTAAGAGTAGGTCTGTAGTGGGATCAGACAATGGATTGAAATGCCTATTTATTATCAGACTGTTGTCAGCTCTTTGACACCTCGGATGCCTGCataacacaatcacaatacaaatttaaacaatatttctttctaaattatttttagaATAAGCGCTAATGTAGCCATCTCAAGTTTTTGAAGGCGCTACGTTAGTCGCAGTTTAACCATGACAGGACAAATAGAGACCATGTTTAACCACAATTTAACATTATACTGAGGGACTTACGGAACTCGCTGTGTTGCTGGGTTATACTGAGGGCGTGTGATGGTGAATAACTGAGCAGATCGAATGTATTGACGTGCAATTCCGTCAACAAAGCAGACTTCAGCTTGAGAAGGGTATTGGTAATTTGTAAGTGTAGCAGCAACCCAAATCCCACCAGGTGCATAGATCTCATAGCGGTAAGCTTGGATCTGTCCTCCACCTGGAAGTGTTTCTACATCAGGCTCTGGACGCCAATCTGTATTGAGAGTGGTGCTAAGATAAACATGTCTTCTAGGCCTATTTGTATTAAGAGGTGCCCCAGCATCATTAACATAGTCATACAAATCATATAGAGTGTCAATTGGAGTGCCTGGTACAGGAACTGCTCGGAAGCCATTTGGAAAGACCTCCTGATAAGGTCTCCTGTCCCAACGGAACAAGTGGCGGGTGACATCACAGTCTAGAACACCAGGCCTGTATACTATGTTTGCTAAAGGAGGGTTTCTTCTAAAACAATTAACAGTTTGAACAGTGTCAATCATATTTTGAGCTTCTTGTATGTTTTGTTGTGTTACAGGTTGATTAAAGCTTGATGCACACCCTCTGCATGGAGACTCTGGTGGAATAGACATGCTTTTGTAAAAGTATTGGCAGCTTGGTACTAGAATATTTTAGGATGAGATATATATCTTGGGAGATTAATGAACCCAATAGGGAGATTCAGGATACATATATACACACATATGCTAGTGTTTTCTTTATTACTTTATCATGAATGACTTAAGTCTTTATTAAATTATCTACATTAAGGATCTTATTTTTCAAGACATTGTTGATTTTAATATGAGTCTTGgtctttgtttatttatttatttaaattaataaacagtTGCCATCATCATTATAAATTAAGTGAGTCTTTTTTTatagtaaatttttttcttttttctttatgaatgaaaatatatattaaaaagtgCAGGAGTTACTCAAGCTATAAAGTTTGAATTAGCTTTCACTTTTGTGGAAAAAAAgtccaataaaaaaataaatttatttctgGTTCAGTTTGAATAATGACAtgtattttttcaattatttccAATCTAATTTAGGGcagtttaataatttaaatagtaGGAAAACATTTACGCATCACGTGCACGTTTAGCGAGCTCACGTAGAGGATCGAATTAAATTGTAAAAAAGTGTGAAACGTAAAATGACGAGCaccaaattcaaattttgaagacGACGAATAAATCAGACCACCAACACGGTAAcaaattcattaatcaataattcgctgaaaatgaagaagaagatataAACTCATCTCAATTAGGCGTCCGACCCGCTAACAAAAGGCATCATTAATTCAAACTAGTTAACCACATCTGAATGAAACCAAACTAGTAAATCAGATCCAACCTAGAAACACAAGATTCTTCCATGTCTATCTACGGTCTGTTGGAACAATTAGGATTTTCAATAAattgaagaagaaggagaagagagaGAAACTATATTATGAaaagggattttattgaaatgaaaactCTACTTTATGATTTACATCGTTACCTGTATATACAGGAAACCAAAACATACAAAGTACAAGCTACAGTATTCGACTCTTTCGAAGACATGCTTACACTTCGAAACCACAACTATATGTTGTATTCGACTATGTCGAATACAACTAACTCTACTCAGCTAACCTCGACTATGTTATCCACAACTACTTCGACTAGGTCGAATATAACCTTGTCAAACACAGACTTGCCTACTGAAACAATGAATTATTAGCTTCTAACACACCCCTAATTTATGTATTCAAGGCTTCGCATCCCGATGCCTCTCTTCAACTCATTAAACCTGACTTTCTTCAGGGGCTTGGTGTGTATGTCAGCTAGTTGCCATTGTGACTTGCAATGTTTAAGTTCAAGTTGTCCTTTATTTACTTAATCCTTAAGAAAGTGATACCTCCTCTCTATGTGATTATTAGACCATGACACACAGGATGATTTGCTAAGTCGGTATTTGACTTGTTATCGACAAACATCTTCATTTTCTTAGGTTCCATAATCTTGAGCTCTGCAAGCAGCATCTCTATCCATACTGCTTGA from Vicia villosa cultivar HV-30 ecotype Madison, WI linkage group LG4, Vvil1.0, whole genome shotgun sequence encodes the following:
- the LOC131598293 gene encoding albumin-2-like, which codes for MVSICPVMVKLRLTHPRCQRADNSLIINRHFNPLSDPTTDLLLIQMPVYYYYDQDRVRRVLRHETYPPLPPPGERQKRQVSNTDSEAALKWYGTDVTNALSYIDAAFRSSYTNEAYIFIKNEYVLLNYAPHSTGDKILNGPLLICDGFPSLIGTAFGEYGIDSAFDTDDNKAFIFSTNLCAYMDYAPRTTDDKILSGPMKITDMFPFFKNTVFESGIDTAFRSSVGKEVYLFRGDKYALINYDSKNLINNIQKITDGFPSLIGTVFASGIDASFASHKYNEAYIFKGELYALINFAPHTTDDYLVDGRVKPILPNWPSLRSILPHNNAGLDDHHHQDEDHDDV
- the LOC131598294 gene encoding uncharacterized protein LOC131598294 translates to MSIPPESPCRGCASSFNQPVTQQNIQEAQNMIDTVQTVNCFRRNPPLANIVYRPGVLDCDVTRHLFRWDRRPYQEVFPNGFRAVPVPGTPIDTLYDLYDYVNDAGAPLNTNRPRRHVYLSTTLNTDWRPEPDVETLPGGGQIQAYRYEIYAPGGIWVAATLTNYQYPSQAEVCFVDGIARQYIRSAQLFTITRPQYNPATQRVP